The Saccopteryx leptura isolate mSacLep1 chromosome 2, mSacLep1_pri_phased_curated, whole genome shotgun sequence genome has a window encoding:
- the LOC136391526 gene encoding uncharacterized protein, with product MNQNTCGKPGSAGQVCQPPGPPSRTSLPDSPRAFPAASSPWHYLDYFAAHSSPLASWPAPPRRSPAAARPAPPRRSPAAAPPQPRSSPACPTTPQPRSSPARPTTPQPRRARPRPTTPQPRRARPRPTTPQPRSSPARPTTQQPRSSPVRPTTPQHEPSGDGKAAAICRARRPPWGPGS from the coding sequence ATGAACCAGAACACCTGCGGGAAGCCGGGCTCAGCGGGACAAGTCTGCCAGCCTCCCGGGCCTCCCTCCCGGACCTCCCTCCCTGACTCTCCCCGGGCCTTTCCCGCGGCCTCTTCTCCCTGGCACTACCTCGACTATTTCGCGGCACACTCCTCCCCGCTGGCCTCCTGGCCCGCCCCACCACGCCGCAGCCCCGCAGCAGCCCGGCCCGCCCCACCACGCCGCAGCCCCGCCGCAGCCCCGCCGCAGCCCCGCAGCAGCCCGGCCTGCCCCACCACGCCGCAGCCCCGCAGCAGCCCGGCCCGCCCCACCACGCCGCAGCCCCGCAGAGCCCGGCCCCGCCCCACCACGCCGCAGCCCCGCAGAGCCCGGCCCCGCCCCACCACGCCGCAGCCCCGCAGCAGCCCGGCCCGCCCCACCACTCAGCAGCCCCGAAGCAGCCCCGTCCGCCCCACCACGCCGCAGCACGAGCCCTCAGGCGACGGGAAGGCCGCTGCCATCTGCCGAGCGAGGCGTCCGCCATGGGGCCCAGGCTCCTGA